In Acaryochloris thomasi RCC1774, the DNA window CCGATTTCAACGCCACAATGTCTGAGAATGTCGTACGCCGTTGTCACATGGAAGTAGACATTGGGCATCACAAAAGAGAGAAGATAGGGTAGGCCAGGAAATTTATAGACATCATCTTTGACGGGAAGCGTAATGATGTTCTCCTCTGACCCATCGATTTGCTCCGGTGCAAACGTTTCTAAGTACTCTATGGTTGCCCTTAAACGGGCGATCAGTTCTGGGAATGTTGACTCATTGTCTTCCATCGCGGGCGCTTCCGTCCCGGCGAGCCTTGCAGCTCCCCTCCTTGAGACGTCTGAGGCAATCTGAATTTGCTTGGCAAGGGGGAACATGTCTGGAAAGAGGCGAGCATTGATCAGGATGCTGGCGTCGATTCCTTTACTTTCTGCATGGGCAGCCCCTTTCTCAAGAATCCCGATTAGGTTATTGAGGGCTCGAACCATAGGAGGGATCGAGGCTTGGTACATCGAAATTGTCATGGTGTCGCTGTCTCCGTGGCTGAAATGAGGTGTGCAGTGATCTTAAAACTTAAGTTCCTCGCTGGTGGGGAGCTAGCAAGTCGAGGTCAGGACCACTCGGAACGACTTGGGTCGGATTGATCGTGCTATGACTTTGGTAATAGTGCCGTTTAATGTGTATAAAATTGACCGTCTCGGCAATACCAGGTATTTGATACAGATCGCGGACGTAGCCCCACAGGTTGGGATAATCCACAATCCGTCGGATATTGCATTTGAAGTGGCCGACGTAGACCGGATCAAAGCGGATCAGAGTCGTGAACAGTCGCCAATCTGCTTCTGTAAGCTGTTCGCCTGTTAGATAGTGCCGGTGGGCCAGTCGTTCGTTTAGCCAGTCGAGGGTTTCGAAAAGGGGCTGCAGAGCTTCTTCATAGGCATCTTGAGTGGTGGCAAACCCGCATTTGTATACGCCATTGTTGACGGTGTTGTAGATGCGATCGTTGAGGCTATCGATCTCGGCCCGCAGTTCTGAAGGATAGTAGTCTCCGGGCTTGGCTCCTGCTGAATCAAAGGCGCTGTTAAACATGCGGATGATTTCAGACGATTCGTTATTAACAATGGTTTGGGTTTGTTTGTCCCACAAGATCGGGACCGTGACTCGCCCCGTGTAGTTGGGGTTGGCGTGAGTGTAAATTTCATGGGCAAATTTGGCGTTGAAGAGGGGGTCGGCAATGACCCCTTCACCGGCTTCAAAGGTCCAGCCATGCTCACCCATGAACCAGTG includes these proteins:
- a CDS encoding DUF1993 domain-containing protein, whose translation is MTISMYQASIPPMVRALNNLIGILEKGAAHAESKGIDASILINARLFPDMFPLAKQIQIASDVSRRGAARLAGTEAPAMEDNESTFPELIARLRATIEYLETFAPEQIDGSEENIITLPVKDDVYKFPGLPYLLSFVMPNVYFHVTTAYDILRHCGVEIGKIDYLGQPN
- a CDS encoding glutathione S-transferase family protein → MGLLVDGIWQDKWYDTSETGGRFVRKDAQFRNWITADGAPGPTGSGGFKAESGRYHLYVSYACPWAHRTLIFRLLKGLEESIPVSVVHWFMGEHGWTFEAGEGVIADPLFNAKFAHEIYTHANPNYTGRVTVPILWDKQTQTIVNNESSEIIRMFNSAFDSAGAKPGDYYPSELRAEIDSLNDRIYNTVNNGVYKCGFATTQDAYEEALQPLFETLDWLNERLAHRHYLTGEQLTEADWRLFTTLIRFDPVYVGHFKCNIRRIVDYPNLWGYVRDLYQIPGIAETVNFIHIKRHYYQSHSTINPTQVVPSGPDLDLLAPHQRGT